In Deinococcus maricopensis DSM 21211, one genomic interval encodes:
- a CDS encoding S1 RNA-binding domain-containing protein: MVQLESGAVATGRVTRVTDFGAFIQFENGETGLVHISQIAHSFVRSVSEHLQEGENVEVKVLGRDERGRLDLSIKELQDEPEEIPRPRAIGRQSPQFENKLRSFMRDAKERTTGGERRGSGGKKGGRR; the protein is encoded by the coding sequence TTGGTGCAGCTTGAGTCCGGCGCGGTCGCGACCGGCCGCGTCACCCGCGTCACCGATTTCGGGGCGTTCATTCAGTTCGAGAACGGCGAAACGGGCCTCGTTCACATCTCGCAGATCGCGCACTCCTTTGTGCGCTCGGTCAGTGAGCACCTCCAAGAAGGCGAAAACGTCGAAGTGAAGGTCCTCGGCCGCGACGAGCGCGGTCGCCTGGACCTGTCCATCAAGGAACTTCAGGACGAGCCTGAGGAGATACCCCGCCCGCGCGCCATCGGTCGGCAGAGCCCGCAGTTCGAGAACAAGCTCCGCTCGTTCATGCGCGACGCCAAAGAGCGCACCACCGGCGGCGAGCGCCGTGGCAGCGGCGGCAAAAAAGGCGGACGCCGCTAA
- a CDS encoding HD domain-containing phosphohydrolase: MSVRFRTPGWSVRRPTRAAPGAPADELVRLGALIADTTDPDALLRGAPALLTPTLASGAATYTQDGDLWTRAGASGDLAFLPEHAQGAEWAAARGAHPLTAHDEHVGLLVVRGAPHDPGTPARLAEFTRRLAAAVQQARRLHDSQEQARLHRTIIESLAEGVLLMDTSGRFLAVNATATELISSLNRSGVHGAAHPLRADGTPMPHDELPLVRALRDGVPLSNVTLGFRPHNGPERWVQTNVRPLFHPHTTEPYAAVASFVDVTESRRLHARLTHQVAHDELTGLPNRLSFDADLEGALHDQQPILLGMLDLDELKQVNDEHGRDTGDALLRAVAVALQRHLPEGARAYRLGGDEFALIARSGPGAAAALREHVQRALERVRDKGYPTVNASLGLASAPEEAHAANDLKRLADGRMLREKVAHRAARQFGTLGAPEAHAATVASDVLLGAVQSTLAMIAREGDFEMQRGWSALLDAAVAATPGAEGGTLYVREGETFVVRAQSGFSDLMLGLRESIEEAHTWYGLELEWTQGRARLLTGQDILRRNADTQAIVDSPDRADLYATAGEVQALHATLTVPVVVDGEVVAQLNLDALTRDDAFTPDAARIAEAFAAQIAALIAASARRTQERTRRRELEVLVAVTTALHSAHHIDDAEAILVEQAQALLDTGHAAFLRYDAAHEVLRAVQATGCYVDVLHLDLPRGRSISWGALEARDVLRATSSVTDDRVRSFPGLLQGPVMAAPLHTTSGVPLGVLLVMRDYPAPYSDLDERLLRTIALSGANTIERLRGTRDLARRAEDFRALADLSVVLGALNDPAEIATRGADLTRPLGDAHEAGFVSLTPDLRAPGAPQHAWAALARNLARDAAWVRPVAWTDERSAPPYATTRLPHIRAGVVAPIRADGRLIGAQYLGWNTPTDVPPTLIAALTRVAELTAQAFERSVHLAAIEGTREGALLALGVSLEMRDFETAGHTERVVALAEQLGRALHLDADTLEGLRQGAYLHDVGKLAVPDRILLKPGKLDADEWAAMQRHAPLGFELTASIPTLHPRARDVVRHHHERWDGTGYPDRLAGADIPLVARVFSACDVYDALTSERPYKRAWTHEEALAELRAQAGRQFDPRVIEAFLTLPLQTSAPAAPAD, encoded by the coding sequence GTGAGCGTCCGCTTCCGCACGCCCGGCTGGTCCGTGCGCCGCCCCACGCGCGCCGCGCCCGGTGCGCCCGCCGACGAGCTCGTCCGCCTCGGCGCCCTGATCGCCGACACCACCGACCCGGACGCCCTGCTGCGCGGCGCCCCCGCCCTGCTAACGCCCACGCTCGCCTCGGGCGCCGCCACGTACACCCAGGACGGCGACCTCTGGACGCGCGCCGGCGCGTCCGGCGACCTCGCGTTCCTCCCCGAGCACGCCCAGGGCGCCGAGTGGGCCGCCGCGCGCGGCGCCCACCCCCTCACGGCGCACGACGAGCACGTCGGGCTGCTCGTCGTGCGCGGCGCCCCCCACGACCCGGGCACGCCCGCGCGCCTCGCAGAGTTCACGCGCCGCCTCGCCGCCGCCGTGCAGCAGGCGCGCCGGCTGCACGACAGCCAGGAGCAGGCGCGCCTGCACCGCACCATCATCGAATCGCTGGCCGAGGGCGTCCTCCTGATGGACACCAGCGGCCGGTTCCTCGCCGTGAACGCCACCGCCACCGAGCTGATCAGCAGCCTCAACCGCTCCGGCGTTCACGGCGCCGCGCACCCCCTGCGCGCCGACGGCACCCCCATGCCGCACGACGAACTGCCCCTCGTGCGCGCCCTGCGCGACGGCGTACCCCTCTCGAACGTCACGCTGGGATTCCGGCCGCACAACGGCCCGGAACGCTGGGTGCAGACGAACGTCCGCCCGCTGTTCCACCCGCACACCACCGAGCCGTACGCCGCCGTCGCGTCGTTCGTGGACGTCACCGAAAGCCGCCGCCTGCACGCGCGCCTCACGCATCAGGTCGCGCACGACGAACTCACCGGCCTCCCGAACCGCCTGAGCTTCGACGCGGACCTCGAAGGGGCACTGCACGACCAGCAGCCCATCCTGCTCGGCATGCTCGACCTCGACGAACTCAAGCAGGTCAACGACGAACACGGCCGCGACACCGGCGACGCCCTGCTGCGCGCCGTCGCCGTCGCCCTGCAACGCCACCTGCCCGAAGGGGCCCGCGCGTACCGCCTCGGCGGCGACGAGTTCGCCCTCATCGCCCGCAGCGGCCCCGGCGCCGCCGCCGCACTACGCGAGCACGTGCAGCGCGCCCTCGAACGCGTCCGAGACAAGGGATACCCCACCGTGAACGCCTCCCTGGGCCTCGCCAGCGCCCCCGAAGAAGCGCACGCCGCCAACGACCTCAAACGCCTCGCGGACGGCCGCATGCTGCGCGAGAAGGTCGCGCACCGCGCCGCGCGGCAGTTCGGGACGCTCGGCGCGCCCGAAGCGCACGCCGCCACCGTCGCCAGCGACGTCCTGCTCGGCGCCGTGCAGTCCACGCTCGCCATGATCGCCCGCGAAGGCGACTTCGAAATGCAGCGCGGCTGGAGCGCCCTGCTGGACGCCGCCGTCGCCGCCACGCCCGGCGCCGAGGGCGGCACGCTGTACGTCCGCGAAGGGGAGACGTTCGTGGTGCGCGCGCAAAGCGGCTTCTCGGACCTGATGCTCGGCCTGCGCGAAAGCATTGAGGAAGCCCACACGTGGTACGGCCTGGAACTTGAATGGACGCAGGGCCGCGCACGCCTCCTCACCGGCCAGGACATCCTCCGCCGGAACGCCGACACCCAGGCCATCGTCGACAGCCCCGACCGCGCCGACCTGTACGCCACCGCCGGCGAGGTGCAGGCCCTGCACGCCACCCTCACCGTCCCCGTCGTCGTGGACGGCGAGGTCGTCGCGCAACTCAACCTCGACGCGCTCACCCGCGACGACGCCTTCACCCCCGACGCCGCCCGCATCGCCGAGGCGTTCGCCGCGCAGATCGCCGCGCTCATCGCCGCGAGCGCCCGCCGCACGCAGGAACGCACCCGCCGCCGCGAACTCGAAGTGCTCGTTGCCGTCACGACCGCTCTGCACAGCGCCCACCACATCGACGACGCCGAAGCCATCCTGGTCGAGCAGGCCCAAGCGCTGCTGGACACCGGCCACGCCGCGTTCCTCCGCTACGACGCCGCCCATGAGGTCCTGCGCGCCGTGCAGGCCACCGGTTGCTACGTGGACGTCCTGCACCTCGACCTGCCGCGCGGCCGCAGCATCTCCTGGGGCGCCCTGGAAGCGCGCGACGTGCTGCGCGCCACCTCCAGCGTCACCGACGACCGCGTCCGCTCCTTCCCGGGCCTGCTGCAGGGCCCCGTCATGGCCGCGCCCCTGCACACCACCAGCGGCGTGCCGCTCGGCGTCCTGCTGGTCATGCGTGACTACCCCGCCCCGTACAGCGACCTCGACGAGCGCCTGCTGCGCACCATCGCCCTGTCCGGCGCGAACACCATCGAGCGCCTGCGCGGCACCCGCGACCTCGCCCGCCGCGCCGAGGACTTCCGCGCGCTCGCGGACCTCTCCGTCGTGCTCGGCGCCCTCAACGACCCCGCCGAGATCGCCACGCGCGGCGCCGACCTCACCCGCCCCCTCGGCGACGCCCACGAAGCCGGCTTCGTGAGCCTCACGCCGGATCTGCGCGCGCCCGGCGCGCCCCAGCACGCCTGGGCGGCCCTCGCCCGTAACCTCGCGCGGGACGCCGCCTGGGTGCGGCCCGTCGCGTGGACGGACGAGCGCAGCGCGCCCCCGTACGCCACGACGCGCCTCCCGCACATCCGCGCGGGCGTCGTCGCGCCCATCCGCGCGGACGGACGCCTGATCGGCGCGCAGTACCTCGGCTGGAACACCCCCACCGACGTGCCCCCCACGCTCATCGCCGCACTCACACGCGTCGCGGAACTCACCGCGCAGGCTTTCGAGCGCAGTGTCCACCTCGCCGCCATCGAAGGCACCCGCGAGGGCGCGCTCCTCGCCCTCGGCGTGTCCCTGGAAATGCGCGACTTCGAAACGGCCGGGCACACCGAACGCGTCGTCGCCCTGGCCGAGCAGCTCGGGCGCGCCCTGCACCTTGACGCCGACACCCTCGAAGGGCTGCGGCAGGGCGCGTACCTGCACGACGTCGGGAAGCTCGCCGTGCCGGACCGCATCCTGCTCAAGCCCGGCAAGCTCGACGCGGACGAGTGGGCGGCCATGCAGCGCCACGCCCCCCTGGGCTTCGAACTGACCGCCAGCATCCCCACCCTGCACCCGCGCGCGCGCGACGTCGTCCGCCACCACCACGAACGCTGGGACGGTACCGGCTACCCGGACCGCCTTGCCGGCGCCGACATTCCCCTGGTCGCCCGCGTGTTCTCCGCCTGCGACGTGTACGACGCGCTCACCAGCGAGCGACCGTACAAGCGCGCCTGGACGCACGAGGAAGCCCTCGCGGAACTGCGCGCCCAGGCGGGCCGGCAATTCGATCCGCGCGTCATTGAGGCGTTCCTGACGCTCCCGCTGCAGACGTCGGCGCCCGCCGCCCCCGCCGACTGA
- a CDS encoding diguanylate cyclase domain-containing protein yields the protein MSGSVQHHLKTFRLITALSLALIALLSVTSLLTLAHRAQTHGRDARLIDVSGRERMLSQRIALTTLELTRASTPTARDLLRAQLDTDIARMADAHARLTDAHSDLYPNGTRDADLNAVYNAESTLSAKVTAFLQAARTVARTTGPVRDDTDEVRTILAARDGPLLPALDAAVTVHALRIEAKFRQFTTLASTLLGLTLVLLALIGFGVLTPLMRRYARAAAALTQERNFARQVMASMGQGLALAGPDGRYRYVNPAFADLLGCAPEALLGQRPSAILMEHADVPHEGRLEVTLRGPGGHPIPVLLTSVPHDWPDGTGHIMVITDLTERHAAESAIRTRERLYRTLAANFPDGALLLFGHDLRHTIVDGQGLGAVGLRKENLEGRTLQEALPPAIAALLDGPYRAALRGEECQQDITALERTFVMHTVPVRDEHGSVLAGMAIVQDVTERRAAEAARERTAAYTAALLDVTRLSETDLAPEDVAAQALQIVACSADVDWAGVIMFEGDYAHTTTAWSAPTVSEPFRDMATQGLMRGQGRIWDVMDAGTPLFMDDYLSAPGTYPPFITEGVRSAAWVPLTTMGAQRFMFTAARMHHPRPWDTQDQALFNAVARTVQLSLERRAHVNALRDAALTDVLTGLRNRRAFEQDLEVELDRAARHKYSVGVLLVDLDGLKVLNDAEGHERGDALLVTFARQLRQQLRLEDGVYRLGGDEYAAILVHADEYGQPSLERRLRAAVNGTRAAGFPGMDASAGLAFAPREERHMSALLRRADERMYAQKEQHRAQRRAARSEPAS from the coding sequence GTGTCCGGCAGTGTTCAGCATCATCTCAAAACCTTTCGGCTGATCACGGCCCTGTCCCTCGCGCTGATTGCGCTGCTGAGCGTCACGTCCCTGCTCACGCTCGCGCACCGCGCGCAGACGCACGGCCGCGACGCGCGCCTGATCGACGTGTCCGGGCGTGAACGCATGCTCTCGCAACGCATCGCGCTCACCACCCTCGAACTCACGCGCGCCTCCACGCCCACCGCCCGCGACCTGCTGCGCGCTCAGCTCGACACCGACATCGCCCGCATGGCCGACGCGCACGCCCGCCTCACCGACGCGCACTCCGACCTGTACCCGAACGGCACCCGCGACGCCGACCTGAACGCCGTCTACAACGCCGAATCCACCCTCTCCGCCAAGGTCACCGCGTTCCTGCAGGCCGCCCGCACCGTCGCGCGCACCACCGGCCCCGTCCGCGACGACACCGACGAGGTCCGCACCATCCTCGCCGCCCGCGACGGCCCGCTGCTGCCCGCCCTGGACGCCGCCGTCACCGTCCACGCCCTGCGCATCGAAGCGAAATTCCGGCAGTTCACCACCCTCGCCAGCACGCTGCTCGGCCTCACGCTCGTGCTGCTCGCGCTCATCGGCTTCGGCGTGCTGACCCCCCTCATGCGCCGCTACGCCCGCGCCGCCGCCGCCCTCACGCAGGAACGCAACTTCGCGCGGCAGGTCATGGCCTCCATGGGGCAGGGCCTCGCCCTTGCCGGTCCGGACGGCCGGTACCGCTACGTCAACCCGGCCTTCGCGGACCTGCTCGGCTGCGCCCCCGAAGCGCTGCTCGGCCAGCGCCCCTCGGCCATCCTGATGGAACACGCCGACGTCCCCCACGAAGGCCGCCTCGAAGTGACCCTGCGGGGCCCCGGCGGCCACCCCATTCCCGTGCTGCTCACCTCCGTCCCCCACGACTGGCCGGACGGCACCGGCCACATCATGGTCATCACCGACCTCACCGAACGCCACGCCGCCGAAAGCGCCATCCGGACCCGTGAGCGCCTGTACCGCACGCTCGCCGCGAATTTCCCTGACGGCGCCCTCCTGCTGTTCGGCCACGACCTGCGCCACACCATCGTCGACGGCCAGGGCCTCGGCGCCGTCGGCCTGCGAAAGGAGAACCTCGAAGGGCGCACCCTTCAGGAAGCCCTGCCGCCCGCCATCGCCGCGCTGCTTGACGGTCCGTACCGCGCGGCGCTGCGCGGCGAGGAATGCCAGCAGGACATCACCGCGCTGGAACGCACCTTCGTCATGCACACCGTTCCCGTCCGCGATGAACACGGCAGCGTCCTGGCCGGCATGGCCATCGTGCAGGACGTCACCGAACGCCGCGCCGCCGAAGCCGCCCGCGAACGCACCGCCGCGTACACCGCCGCGCTCCTCGACGTCACCCGTCTGTCCGAAACGGACCTCGCCCCCGAGGACGTCGCCGCGCAGGCCCTGCAGATCGTCGCCTGCAGCGCCGACGTCGACTGGGCCGGCGTCATCATGTTCGAGGGCGACTACGCGCACACCACCACCGCCTGGAGCGCCCCGACCGTCAGCGAACCCTTCCGGGACATGGCCACGCAGGGCCTGATGCGCGGCCAGGGCCGCATCTGGGACGTCATGGACGCCGGCACGCCGCTGTTCATGGACGACTACCTCAGCGCCCCTGGCACGTACCCGCCCTTCATCACCGAGGGCGTCCGTTCGGCCGCCTGGGTGCCCCTCACCACCATGGGCGCCCAACGGTTCATGTTCACGGCCGCGCGCATGCATCACCCCCGCCCGTGGGACACCCAGGACCAGGCGCTGTTCAACGCCGTGGCCCGCACCGTGCAGCTCTCGCTGGAGCGCCGCGCGCACGTGAACGCCCTGCGTGACGCGGCCCTCACGGATGTCCTCACGGGCCTGCGTAACCGCCGCGCCTTCGAGCAGGACCTCGAAGTGGAACTCGACCGCGCCGCACGGCACAAGTACAGCGTCGGCGTGCTGCTCGTCGACCTCGACGGCCTCAAGGTGCTGAACGACGCCGAAGGGCATGAACGCGGCGACGCCCTCCTCGTCACCTTCGCACGGCAACTCCGCCAGCAGCTCCGGCTGGAGGACGGCGTGTACCGCCTCGGCGGTGACGAGTACGCCGCGATTCTCGTGCACGCCGACGAGTACGGCCAGCCGAGCCTCGAACGGCGCCTGCGCGCCGCCGTGAACGGCACGCGCGCGGCGGGCTTCCCGGGCATGGACGCCAGCGCCGGCCTCGCGTTCGCGCCCCGCGAGGAGCGGCACATGTCCGCCCTGCTGCGCCGCGCGGACGAACGCATGTACGCCCAGAAGGAACAACACCGCGCGCAACGCCGCGCGGCCCGCTCCGAACCCGCCAGCTGA
- a CDS encoding ring-cleaving dioxygenase, whose translation MNLLGLHHVTAITAHARENLHFYTHTLGLRLVKKTVNQDDVRAYHLFYADAHGTPGTDLTFFDWDAPPERRGTHAITRTALRVHGERALQWWADHLHAHGINANPITTRDHRAVLDFEDPEGQRLTLIDDGGHGDAHPWTHSPVPAEHQIRGLGPVTISVPTLRATNTVLTRGLFMNPARTYPHPDHPNHTVHVYTMGEGGAHAELHVAVQPDLPVAHQGAGAVHHVAFRVPDEDALHAWAEHLHSLGLRTSGEVERYYFRSLYFRDPSGVLFELATDTPGFTADEPIDTLGTRLALPPFLEPRRADIEAHLKPLD comes from the coding sequence ATGAATCTGCTCGGCCTCCACCACGTCACCGCCATCACCGCCCACGCCCGCGAGAACCTCCACTTCTACACCCACACCCTCGGCCTGCGCCTCGTCAAAAAAACCGTCAACCAGGACGACGTCCGCGCCTACCACCTCTTCTACGCCGACGCCCACGGCACCCCCGGTACCGACCTGACCTTCTTCGACTGGGACGCCCCGCCCGAACGCCGCGGCACCCACGCCATCACCCGCACCGCCCTGCGCGTCCACGGCGAACGCGCCCTCCAATGGTGGGCCGATCACCTCCACGCGCACGGCATCAACGCCAACCCCATCACCACACGCGACCACCGCGCCGTCCTCGACTTCGAGGACCCCGAAGGGCAACGCCTCACCCTGATCGACGACGGCGGCCACGGCGACGCCCACCCCTGGACCCACAGCCCCGTCCCCGCCGAACACCAGATCCGCGGTCTCGGGCCCGTCACCATCAGCGTGCCCACCCTCCGCGCCACCAACACCGTCCTCACGCGCGGCCTCTTCATGAACCCCGCGCGCACGTACCCGCACCCGGACCACCCCAACCACACCGTTCACGTGTACACGATGGGTGAAGGCGGCGCGCACGCCGAACTGCACGTCGCCGTGCAACCGGACCTGCCTGTCGCCCACCAGGGCGCCGGCGCCGTCCACCACGTCGCCTTCCGCGTCCCCGACGAGGACGCCCTGCACGCCTGGGCCGAACACCTCCACAGCCTCGGCCTGCGCACCAGCGGCGAAGTTGAACGCTACTACTTCCGCAGCCTGTACTTCCGCGACCCCAGCGGCGTCCTGTTCGAACTCGCCACCGACACGCCCGGCTTCACCGCCGACGAGCCCATCGACACGCTCGGCACCCGCCTCGCCCTCCCGCCCTTCCTCGAACCGCGCCGCGCCGACATCGAAGCGCACCTCAAACCCCTCGACTGA
- a CDS encoding MarR family winged helix-turn-helix transcriptional regulator yields the protein MSASPTAHDAEEISRFLGVLWRFNRALAQEVEPRLHRELDTDPRSFILLKSIHKGLQYPKLLAQELRIPSTLISRYLDDLCKRGLIERHIDERDSRRTRLTVTDKGVALIHDTEAVVHTLVGHRLARLDAEQLRTLNDAMNALTDETPCPEGTTA from the coding sequence ATGTCGGCATCCCCCACCGCCCACGACGCCGAGGAAATCAGCCGATTCCTCGGCGTCCTCTGGCGCTTCAACCGCGCCCTCGCCCAGGAGGTCGAACCCCGGCTCCACCGAGAACTCGACACCGACCCCCGCAGCTTCATCCTGCTCAAAAGCATCCACAAGGGCCTCCAGTACCCCAAGCTGCTCGCGCAGGAACTCCGCATCCCCTCCACACTCATCAGCCGCTACCTCGACGACCTCTGCAAACGCGGCCTCATCGAACGTCACATTGACGAGCGCGACTCCCGCCGCACCCGCCTCACCGTCACCGACAAAGGCGTGGCCCTCATTCACGACACCGAAGCGGTCGTCCACACCCTCGTCGGCCACCGCCTCGCGCGCCTCGACGCCGAACAGCTACGCACCCTCAACGACGCCATGAACGCCCTCACCGACGAAACCCCCTGCCCCGAAGGAACCACCGCATGA
- the hpt gene encoding hypoxanthine phosphoribosyltransferase: MTFTPGNGPVQISAEQIQARVLEIAQQLEAEYTGKEPHFICVLNGAFPFFSDLVRAVRLPITVDFMQISSYGNAKQSSGEVRLVKDLSIPLSGRHVVLVEDIVDTGITMQYLLHYLEGRGPASLKVAALLSKPSRRKAEVPVDYLGFTIPDAFVYGYGLDRSQFDRNLPFITSQE, translated from the coding sequence ATGACGTTTACTCCCGGCAACGGTCCCGTGCAGATCAGCGCGGAGCAGATTCAGGCGCGCGTCCTTGAGATCGCGCAGCAGCTCGAAGCCGAGTACACCGGCAAGGAGCCGCATTTCATCTGCGTCCTGAACGGTGCGTTCCCGTTCTTCTCGGACCTGGTGCGCGCCGTCCGCCTGCCCATCACCGTCGACTTCATGCAGATCAGCAGCTACGGCAACGCCAAGCAGTCGAGCGGCGAGGTGCGCCTCGTGAAGGACCTGTCGATCCCGCTGTCCGGGCGGCACGTCGTCCTCGTGGAGGACATTGTCGACACCGGCATCACCATGCAGTACCTCCTGCACTACCTGGAAGGGCGCGGTCCGGCCAGCCTGAAGGTCGCGGCACTGCTCAGCAAACCGAGCCGCCGCAAGGCCGAGGTGCCCGTCGATTACCTGGGGTTCACCATCCCCGACGCGTTCGTGTACGGGTACGGCCTGGACCGCTCGCAATTCGACCGGAACCTGCCGTTCATTACGTCGCAGGAGTAA
- a CDS encoding MDR family MFS transporter — MTTASPAPRIFTQQEKSITLIGLMVVFLLSALDQTIVSTAMPRIIEQLRGLEYYSWVTTAYLLASTVMVPIYGKLSDLYGRKPILIIGIALFLLGSALCGMSGEAFLGNLFGGGMLQLIVFRGLQGLGGAALFTSAFAIIADMFPPAERAKFGGLFGAVFGLSSVLGPIIGGFLTDHGSVTLLGYFIEGWRWVFYVNLPLGAVALFMIIAKMPSLTHKAAGKIDYLGAVLIIATTIPLLLALTWGGTTYPWDSARIITLFAVSAVSLVLFILAERRNKDAILPLDLFQNRTFTISNLASFIINMAFIGIVMFLPLFMQTVQGVSATNSGLSMLPLMAGLILSSITAGNLVSRTGNYKPFLLGGTIILILGVFVLTQIDVHTTRFDLGWRMFIVGLGLGPSMSLFNIAIQNAVPLHQIGVATSSSQFFRQIGTTIGAAIFGTLLLNNLQSELPKYLPKVAGMENAAKNINLGEMRASSGNNDTSKQIKAAFDQQYQQIERAFNGDAAATQQVLQNPQLPAELKATLKNGGIRAQVHTQLTAQANTIAGALQQGEAGRQALLGNAQTPDTLKTQLRALPAAALATPQAAQATARQVQQGILASEAQVAQQATTSALSKIRQSFDQQATKVAQQISDGMKLGFTAAVKHMIGTSIWIILVGLIFTFLLPVVPLRKHPQDARSNENEDAPAPTMMH; from the coding sequence ATGACCACAGCCTCCCCCGCCCCGCGCATCTTCACGCAGCAGGAAAAAAGCATCACCCTCATCGGCCTGATGGTCGTGTTCCTGCTCTCCGCCCTCGACCAGACCATCGTCAGCACCGCCATGCCGCGCATCATCGAACAGCTGCGCGGCCTCGAATACTACTCCTGGGTGACGACCGCGTACCTGCTCGCCAGCACCGTCATGGTCCCGATCTACGGGAAGCTCAGCGACCTGTACGGCCGCAAACCCATCCTGATCATCGGCATTGCCCTGTTCCTCCTCGGCAGCGCCCTGTGCGGCATGAGCGGCGAAGCCTTCCTCGGGAACCTCTTCGGCGGCGGCATGCTGCAACTCATCGTGTTCCGCGGCCTGCAGGGCCTCGGCGGCGCCGCGCTCTTCACCAGCGCCTTCGCGATCATCGCCGACATGTTCCCCCCCGCCGAACGCGCCAAATTCGGCGGCCTGTTCGGCGCCGTGTTCGGCCTGTCCAGCGTCCTCGGCCCCATCATCGGCGGGTTCCTCACCGACCACGGCAGCGTCACCCTGCTCGGGTACTTCATCGAAGGCTGGCGCTGGGTGTTCTACGTGAACCTCCCCCTCGGCGCCGTCGCGCTGTTCATGATCATCGCCAAGATGCCCAGCCTCACCCACAAAGCGGCCGGCAAAATCGACTACCTCGGTGCGGTCCTGATCATCGCCACCACCATCCCGCTGCTCCTCGCCCTCACCTGGGGTGGCACCACTTACCCCTGGGACAGCGCCCGCATCATCACGCTGTTCGCCGTGTCCGCCGTCAGCCTCGTGCTGTTCATCCTCGCGGAACGCCGCAACAAGGACGCCATCCTGCCCCTGGACCTGTTCCAGAACCGCACCTTCACAATCTCGAACCTCGCCAGCTTCATCATCAACATGGCGTTCATCGGCATCGTCATGTTCCTCCCGCTGTTCATGCAGACCGTGCAGGGCGTCAGCGCCACCAACTCCGGGCTGTCCATGCTGCCCCTGATGGCCGGCCTGATCCTCTCCAGCATCACCGCCGGCAACCTCGTGAGCCGCACCGGCAACTACAAACCGTTCCTGCTCGGCGGCACCATCATCCTGATTCTCGGCGTGTTCGTCCTCACCCAGATCGACGTTCACACCACCCGCTTCGACCTCGGCTGGCGCATGTTCATTGTCGGCCTCGGCCTCGGCCCGTCCATGAGCCTCTTCAACATCGCCATCCAGAACGCCGTCCCTCTCCACCAGATCGGCGTCGCCACCAGCAGCAGCCAGTTCTTCCGCCAGATCGGCACGACCATCGGCGCCGCCATCTTCGGCACGCTGCTGCTCAACAACCTCCAGAGCGAACTGCCCAAGTACCTCCCCAAAGTCGCTGGCATGGAAAATGCCGCCAAGAACATCAACCTCGGCGAAATGCGCGCCAGCAGCGGCAACAACGACACCAGCAAACAAATCAAGGCCGCGTTCGACCAGCAGTACCAGCAGATTGAACGCGCCTTCAACGGCGACGCGGCCGCCACGCAGCAGGTCCTCCAGAACCCCCAGCTGCCCGCCGAACTCAAAGCCACCCTCAAGAACGGCGGCATCCGCGCCCAGGTGCACACGCAGCTCACCGCCCAGGCGAACACCATCGCCGGCGCGCTCCAGCAGGGCGAAGCGGGCCGCCAGGCGCTCCTCGGGAACGCCCAGACGCCCGACACCCTCAAAACGCAGCTGCGCGCCCTGCCCGCCGCGGCCCTCGCCACCCCACAGGCCGCGCAGGCCACCGCCCGCCAGGTCCAGCAGGGCATCCTCGCCAGCGAAGCGCAAGTCGCGCAGCAGGCCACCACCAGCGCCCTCAGCAAGATCCGCCAGAGCTTCGACCAGCAGGCCACCAAGGTCGCGCAGCAGATCTCCGACGGCATGAAACTCGGCTTCACCGCCGCCGTGAAGCACATGATCGGCACGAGCATCTGGATCATCCTCGTCGGCCTGATCTTCACCTTCCTGCTGCCCGTCGTGCCCCTCCGTAAGCACCCCCAGGACGCCCGCAGCAACGAGAACGAGGACGCCCCCGCGCCCACGATGATGCATTAA